In Camelus bactrianus isolate YW-2024 breed Bactrian camel chromosome 18, ASM4877302v1, whole genome shotgun sequence, one DNA window encodes the following:
- the NDE1 gene encoding nuclear distribution protein nudE homolog 1 isoform X3, with protein MEDSGKTFSSEEEEANYWKDLAMTYKQRAENTQEELREFQEGSREYEAELETQLQQIETRNRDLLSENNRLRMELETIKEKFETQHSEGYRQISALEDDLAQTKAIKDQLQKYIRELEQANDDLERAKRATIMSLEDFEQRLNQAIERNAFLESELDEKENLLESVQRLKDEARDLRQELAVQQKQEKPRTPKPSSVEAERTDTAVQATGSVPSTPITHRGPGCSLNTPGTFRRGLDESTGGTPLTPAARISALNIVGDLLRKVGALESKLASCRNFVYDQSPNRPSGPASGRGSKNRDGGDRRAGSTSVPLGDKGREN; from the exons ATGGAGGACTCGGGAAAGACCTTCAGCTCTGAGGAGGAAGAAGCTAACTACTGGAAAGATCTGGCTATGACCTACAAGCAGAG GGCAGAGAACACGCAGGAGGAGCTCCGAGAATTCCAGGAGGGCAGCCGAGAGTATGAAGCTGAATTGGAGACACAGCTGCAGCAGATCGAAACCAGGAACAGGGACCTCCTGTCCGAGAATAACCGCCTTCGCATGGAGCTGGAAACCATCAAG GAGAAGTTTGAAACGCAGCATTCTGAGGGCTACCGGCAGATCTCAGCCTTAGAGGATGACCTTGCCCAGACAAAAGCCATTAAAGATCAACTGCAGAAGTACATCAGAGAGCTGGAGCAGGCCAACGACGACTTGGAAAGAGCCAAACG GGCCACGATCATGTCTCTGGAGGACTTTGAACAGCGCTTGAATCAAGCCATTGAAAGAAATGCCTTCCTGGAGAGTGAATTGGACGAGAAGGAGAATCTCCTAGAATCTGTTCAGCGGCTGAAGGATGAAGCCAGAG ATTTGCGGCAGGAATTGGCTGTGCAGCAAAAGCAGGAGAAACCCAGGACCCCCAAGCCCAGCTCGGTGGAAGCTGAAAGGACAGACACAGCTGTGCAGGCCACTGGCTCCGTGCCGTCCACTCCCATCACTCATCGAGGACCTGGCTGTAGCTTGAACACACCCGGGACGTTCCGACGTG GTCTGGATGAGTCCACTGGGGGGACCCCCCTCACACCGGCAGCACGGATATCGGCCCTCAACATCGTGGGAGACCTGCTGCGCAAAGTCGGG GCTCTGGAATCCAAACTTGCTTCCTGTCGGAACTTCGTGTACGATCAGTCCCCAAACCGACCAAGTGGCCCGGCCTCAGGGCGGGGAAGCAAGAACAGAGACGGTGGCGACAGACGGGCAGGCAGCACCAGTGTGCCTCTGGGTGACAAAGG gagagaaaattgA
- the NDE1 gene encoding nuclear distribution protein nudE homolog 1 isoform X2, producing the protein MEDSGKTFSSEEEEANYWKDLAMTYKQRAENTQEELREFQEGSREYEAELETQLQQIETRNRDLLSENNRLRMELETIKKFETQHSEGYRQISALEDDLAQTKAIKDQLQKYIRELEQANDDLERAKRATIMSLEDFEQRLNQAIERNAFLESELDEKENLLESVQRLKDEARDLRQELAVQQKQEKPRTPKPSSVEAERTDTAVQATGSVPSTPITHRGPGCSLNTPGTFRRGLDESTGGTPLTPAARISALNIVGDLLRKVGALESKLASCRNFVYDQSPNRPSGPASGRGSKNRDGGDRRAGSTSVPLGDKGLGKRLEFGKPPSNMSSPSLPSAQGVVKMLL; encoded by the exons ATGGAGGACTCGGGAAAGACCTTCAGCTCTGAGGAGGAAGAAGCTAACTACTGGAAAGATCTGGCTATGACCTACAAGCAGAG GGCAGAGAACACGCAGGAGGAGCTCCGAGAATTCCAGGAGGGCAGCCGAGAGTATGAAGCTGAATTGGAGACACAGCTGCAGCAGATCGAAACCAGGAACAGGGACCTCCTGTCCGAGAATAACCGCCTTCGCATGGAGCTGGAAACCATCAAG AAGTTTGAAACGCAGCATTCTGAGGGCTACCGGCAGATCTCAGCCTTAGAGGATGACCTTGCCCAGACAAAAGCCATTAAAGATCAACTGCAGAAGTACATCAGAGAGCTGGAGCAGGCCAACGACGACTTGGAAAGAGCCAAACG GGCCACGATCATGTCTCTGGAGGACTTTGAACAGCGCTTGAATCAAGCCATTGAAAGAAATGCCTTCCTGGAGAGTGAATTGGACGAGAAGGAGAATCTCCTAGAATCTGTTCAGCGGCTGAAGGATGAAGCCAGAG ATTTGCGGCAGGAATTGGCTGTGCAGCAAAAGCAGGAGAAACCCAGGACCCCCAAGCCCAGCTCGGTGGAAGCTGAAAGGACAGACACAGCTGTGCAGGCCACTGGCTCCGTGCCGTCCACTCCCATCACTCATCGAGGACCTGGCTGTAGCTTGAACACACCCGGGACGTTCCGACGTG GTCTGGATGAGTCCACTGGGGGGACCCCCCTCACACCGGCAGCACGGATATCGGCCCTCAACATCGTGGGAGACCTGCTGCGCAAAGTCGGG GCTCTGGAATCCAAACTTGCTTCCTGTCGGAACTTCGTGTACGATCAGTCCCCAAACCGACCAAGTGGCCCGGCCTCAGGGCGGGGAAGCAAGAACAGAGACGGTGGCGACAGACGGGCAGGCAGCACCAGTGTGCCTCTGGGTGACAAAGG GTTGGGAAAACGCCTGGAATTTGGGAAGCCGCCTTCAAATATGTCCTCACCATCGCTGCCGTCAGCCCAGGGTGTAGTCAAGATGTTGCTTTAG
- the NDE1 gene encoding nuclear distribution protein nudE homolog 1 isoform X1, with product MEDSGKTFSSEEEEANYWKDLAMTYKQRAENTQEELREFQEGSREYEAELETQLQQIETRNRDLLSENNRLRMELETIKEKFETQHSEGYRQISALEDDLAQTKAIKDQLQKYIRELEQANDDLERAKRATIMSLEDFEQRLNQAIERNAFLESELDEKENLLESVQRLKDEARDLRQELAVQQKQEKPRTPKPSSVEAERTDTAVQATGSVPSTPITHRGPGCSLNTPGTFRRGLDESTGGTPLTPAARISALNIVGDLLRKVGALESKLASCRNFVYDQSPNRPSGPASGRGSKNRDGGDRRAGSTSVPLGDKGLGKRLEFGKPPSNMSSPSLPSAQGVVKMLL from the exons ATGGAGGACTCGGGAAAGACCTTCAGCTCTGAGGAGGAAGAAGCTAACTACTGGAAAGATCTGGCTATGACCTACAAGCAGAG GGCAGAGAACACGCAGGAGGAGCTCCGAGAATTCCAGGAGGGCAGCCGAGAGTATGAAGCTGAATTGGAGACACAGCTGCAGCAGATCGAAACCAGGAACAGGGACCTCCTGTCCGAGAATAACCGCCTTCGCATGGAGCTGGAAACCATCAAG GAGAAGTTTGAAACGCAGCATTCTGAGGGCTACCGGCAGATCTCAGCCTTAGAGGATGACCTTGCCCAGACAAAAGCCATTAAAGATCAACTGCAGAAGTACATCAGAGAGCTGGAGCAGGCCAACGACGACTTGGAAAGAGCCAAACG GGCCACGATCATGTCTCTGGAGGACTTTGAACAGCGCTTGAATCAAGCCATTGAAAGAAATGCCTTCCTGGAGAGTGAATTGGACGAGAAGGAGAATCTCCTAGAATCTGTTCAGCGGCTGAAGGATGAAGCCAGAG ATTTGCGGCAGGAATTGGCTGTGCAGCAAAAGCAGGAGAAACCCAGGACCCCCAAGCCCAGCTCGGTGGAAGCTGAAAGGACAGACACAGCTGTGCAGGCCACTGGCTCCGTGCCGTCCACTCCCATCACTCATCGAGGACCTGGCTGTAGCTTGAACACACCCGGGACGTTCCGACGTG GTCTGGATGAGTCCACTGGGGGGACCCCCCTCACACCGGCAGCACGGATATCGGCCCTCAACATCGTGGGAGACCTGCTGCGCAAAGTCGGG GCTCTGGAATCCAAACTTGCTTCCTGTCGGAACTTCGTGTACGATCAGTCCCCAAACCGACCAAGTGGCCCGGCCTCAGGGCGGGGAAGCAAGAACAGAGACGGTGGCGACAGACGGGCAGGCAGCACCAGTGTGCCTCTGGGTGACAAAGG GTTGGGAAAACGCCTGGAATTTGGGAAGCCGCCTTCAAATATGTCCTCACCATCGCTGCCGTCAGCCCAGGGTGTAGTCAAGATGTTGCTTTAG